Part of the Nitrospirota bacterium genome, GAAGAACGGTTTGCGGATCATGTGTGCGCTCCAGCCCGGTCCTTCCCGTTCGATGACCGCGTCGTCCGTGTAGCCGGTCATGAAGAGAACCTTCAGCTCCGGCCGAGCCTGCGTCAGCCGATCCGCCAGTTCGCGCCCGTTGAGGCGCGGCATCACGACATCGGTCAGCAAGAGGTGGATCGGTCCTTCGTGGCGGGTCCCGAGCGCGAGCGCCTCGCTGCCGTCGCGCGCTTCCAATACACGATAGCCGGCTCTGTTCAGCGTCTCGCGTATGAGCGTTCGGACTGCATCTTCATCCTCGACGAGAAGAATGGTCTCGGAGCATGTGGCTGGCTCACCCACCGGTTCGGAGGGCTCGTGGCGGGGCGGCTTCTCCAGAACCCTGGGCAGGTACACTGCGAAGGTCGCGCCCTGCCCGGGCGCGCTCTGGACCGAAATGGCTCCGCCGCTTTGCTTGACGATGCCGTAGACGCTGGCCAGGCCCAGCCCCGTCCCCTTGCCCTGCTCCTTCGTGGTGAAGAAGGGCTCGAAAATGCGGGCCTGCGTCTCCGCGTCCATGCCGTGGCCCGTGTCGGTCACGGCCAGCTTGACATACGGGCCGGGTTGCACGCTGCCGAGCCGGCGGGCGAGCGCCGGGTCGATTTCGACGTTCGAAGTTTCGATCGTCAGCGTCCCGCCCTCCGGCATGGCGTCGCGGGCATTGACGACCAGGTTCATGACGACCTGCTCCATCTGGGCCTGGTCGGCTTTCACGCACCGGAGGCTGCGGTCCAGTGCCATGACCAGGTTGATGTGCTCGCCGATGAGCCGCCGGAGCATGTCGCCCATGGAGACCACGCAGTCGTTGAGACTCAGCACCCTGGGTTCCAACACCTGCCTCCGGCTGAAGGCCAGCAATTGGCGGGTCAGGGAAGCCGCCCTTTCCCCGGCCTTTTTGATTTCCAGCGGATAGCGGCGCAGCGCATCGTTCGGGTCCAAGTGCTCCAACAGGGCCGCGCTGTATCCGTTGATCACCATCACGAGGTTGTTGAAATCGTGGGCGATGCCGCCCGCCAGACGCCCGATGGCCTCCATCTTCTGCGCCTGGCGGAGCTGCTCTTCCAGCTTGAGACGCTCGGTGATGTCCGCGAAGGAAACGACCGCACCCGTAATGCGCCCGCTCTCGACGATGGGGGACACCGAATATTGGGCGGCGAACGCGGTCCCGTCGCGACGCCATAAGACCTCGTTCTCGCGGCGGGCTCCTTGGCCGGTCCGGCATGCGGAGAGGATCGGGCATTCCTCGATCGGATACGGCGAGCCATCGGACCGCGAATGGTGAATCAATTCGTGCATGTTCTTCCCGATCGCTTCGTGCGGCCCATATCCGAGCATCGCGGCCCCGGCTTTGTTGATAAACGTGCAGCGGGCATGCAAGTCGAGGCCGAAAATGCCCTCGCCGGTGGATTCCAGGAGCAGGAGCCGCTCCCGGGTGACCCTGTTGCGCTCCTGTTCCGCCTGCTTCAGCGCGGTGATGTCCTGGATGACAAGGATGATCTCGCCCGTCGCGTCCATGCTCCGAGCGATGAGGCGGCAGGAAGTGATGCCGGCGTCGGGTAGCCGGTACTCTCGCTCCTGGACGGCCGGCGCCTTGCTCGTGCGCACGGAGCGCAGCAATTCCGAGAGGCTCTCGATCTGCAGGAGCGTCTCGATGGGCTGGCCGATGGTGTCCCGTTCGTCCCGTTGAATCATTTCGTGAAACGTCCGGTTGGCGAACCGGACGACATTCTGTTCATCCAGCCGCAGGATCGAGACCGGCAGGGCAGCCATCGTCGTGCGGTACAGCCTTTCGGCCGTCCGGATCTGATTCAGAAAATAGCCGTTTTCGATGGCGACCCCGGCCTCGGCGGCAAGGGTCGCAATCACCTCTTCGTCCACGTCCGTAAACTCCGATCCCCCGATTTTGTCGGCCAGATAGAGCCGACCGAGGATTCTTCCGTGCGCGCGAACGCACACTCCCAAGAACGAGCGCATCGGCGGGTGGTGGGGAGGGAATCCGCTGAACGCGGGGTGCCGGCTCAGGTCCGTGAGGCGGAGCACGTCGCTCTCCTGGGTCAGGAACCCCAGGAGGCCCCTTCCGGTCGGCCAGGAGCCGATGGCGTGCTCGGTCGCCTCGTCCATCCCGACCGTGATGAATTGGGCGAGGCTTTTCCCGGTCTCATCGAGCAGGCCGAAAGCCCCGTACCGGGCCCCGGTGACCTGCGTCGCGATATTCACGAGCAGCCGGAGGAACTCGGTCAGGGCGAAGTCCGAGCTCACTTCGGCTGTTTCCCGCTGCAAGGCCCCGCTCACGGTGTGCAGGCCCTTGAGTCGCACGAGCTGGTCCGCCGAATGGGACCATTCCTTCCGCAGGCGGGTGGTCGTCCAGACGAGGAGGCCGAGCATGGGGATGAACAGCAGAGCCCCTCCTGCTCCAACTTTGAAGAGAACATCCCGGATTGGGCGCAGAATGTCGCTCCGGTCCATCCGCACCAGAATCCCCCACTGAAAGCCGGGAAATTCTCTGTGTCCCGCAGTCTTTGCATAGCCGGTGACGACCTGGACCCGGCGGCGTGGGTGCAGCTCTTCGACGTAGCCAGGCTCCGCTTCCGCGCTCAACCTGGCCGACGGCACGCCGAGCTGCCTCAGGTTGACCTTCCCTTCCTGCCGCAGCAGGGAGTCGGCGACCAGGGTGCCGTCTCGTGCCAGGAACTGCCATTCGATCCGACTGGCGGGGCCCCGCTGCGCTTGGAACGTGCCGACCGTGCGGGAGAACACGTCTTCCAATTCCGAGAGGCCGACCCGCGTCGTCACGACTCCCAGGAATCGCCCGTCGGCGCCTCTGATCGGAGCCGAGAAGCCTACCGTGCGGTCTGTGCCCGTCTCCGGGGAAACCGAGACGTCCTGGAGCTGAGCGCCAACCCCGTCGCGCGTCGCCCGAAACCAAGCCTCCCGGCTTCGATCGAGCCCCACTGTGGCCGGATTGGTCGCGGCGATGATTCGACCCGCCGCGTCGGTCACGCCCAACCAACGGTAAAGCGGGTACCGCTCTTTCATCCCGTCGAGGTATTTCGCTAGGGCCGCCGGATTGCGCATTTTCTCCGGAAAGGCGTCAGCCATCATTTGGGCGTCGCCGTACCGTTCGAAGAGGACGTGGTCCAGCTTGTCCGCAACGTCGGCGGCGAGCACCGTCAGACTTTCCCCCGTGCTCGTGACGAGGCGGGTCTCGAGATAGTGAAGGGCCAGGCTGCCGACGATCATGACCGTCGCCGTCATGGCGGCGATGAGGAAAGGCAGCCACCGGTAGGCCGGCGTGCCGGTCGCTGGAGCCGGTGTGTGAGGGAGTCGCACCCAGTCCCCCCCGGTTTAACGAGAAAGTTCCGCTACTTTATCGGGCTTCGGTCACGAAATCTTCAGGATGGGAAAGCACGACATCGGTCGTGACACGCGCTACAGGGAGGCGAGCTTGCTGCGCAGCGCAAGCCGGATGAGGTCCGTCCTCCCGCGCACGGTCAACTTGGAGCGGAGCCGGTTGATATGGCCCTCGACGGTCCGCACGCTGAGGCGCAGAGCCGACGCGATGTCCTTGTTCGACAACCCCTCTCCGACGAGCCTGAGGATCTGGCGCTCGCGTTGCGAGAGCTTCGCGAGCGAAGGTTCGCGCTCCGTCTCCGGAATCAGCTCCTCAGGCGAGCCCAATGCTTCGGGGTACACGGCTCCATTCACCGCCAGGCTGCGCGTGGTCCTGCCCAGGTAGACGACGATCTCGCACTGTCCGGGCGGGGCGCCCTCGCCGCGGTGAACGGCGACCTTGCTCGGTCCGAACCGGTTCCCCGCGATCCCGCCCAGAATGCCCGATTCCACCAGGCAGACGTTGGGGTCGCCGTTCGCCCGCGCTCCGAACGGGCAGACCGGAATCCGGAATGTGACCGCGTCTGCGGTCGCCTCCTTCAGCGAGCATTCCCACCCCCAGCGGCGCCCCAAGCTCTCGATGCAGCGAACATAGTCCTCCCTGGAGAATGGCGTGCCTGGTTTGGGGGGCTCCGCACAGAGGCGGACCGCCTGTTCCCCCATACTCGCACCGATTTGGCGCAACAGTTTTTCGTAGACCGTTGGGTGGAGCAGGGCCCTGACGGAGTCCATGAGCTGACCCAAGGAACTTCGGATAAACTCCAAGGGGGGAGCATCGGATGATGAAGGATGGGACGAGGGAAACATCGGGTGGAAATACCACAATTTCCCTGACAGAACAATCGGTGCCGCAGGGCAAGAAGGCTATAACGTAGAGACACCCTGTGCGATCGGGTGTGGCCACGTATCAAGTCTCTCCGTTATTCGCCGATACAGTCCAACGTATGCATGGGCGCGTTCAGGTCCGGTTTCCCGGATCGAACGCGCTCTGGTGGGTGAGACCGGCTCATGCGGTTCGTGCCCGCCGAGCCACACATCATTCGTCCGTCAACCTTAAGGAGGAGGTGCCTTGATGCCCGCTGTCACGATGTCGCCTGTGAAGGACAGCTTCGGTCGCTGCTGCATCAACCCGAACTTCATCGATCGGTTTTATGAGATCTTCCTGGCCAGTCATCCCGCAATCGCGCCGATGTTCCGCAATACCGACTTCACGAGGCAGAAACAGTTGCTGCGAGCCGGTTTGAACATGGTGCTGATGCACCACGACCACAATCCCGTCGGGACCCAAGGACTGGATCGCATCGGCCAGAGCCATGGCCGTCAGAAGCTGAACATCGACCCCTTGCTCTACAAGTACTGGGTTGAGAGTCTCGTCAAAGCCGTCAAGGAATGCGATCCGCAGTGCGACGGCAAACTCGAAGACGAATGGCGCGCAGTTTTGAGGAACGGAACCGCGTACATCATGGCCAAGTATTGAGATCGTGGGCGATTATTCCAGCGTTGCCGGGAGGTCCGGGTATGGTGGCTGAGTGCTGCGCCCCAGACGTGCAATTCGACGGAATCGCCGGCGGGGCGGCCGTGACACCCTCTTGCCACGTCGGCCGCATTTTGATCGCGGAGGACGTGGAGCAGGTTCGCCAGTTCATGACGGAATTGCTGCACCGTGCGGGCTATCGCTGCGATTGTGTCGGCACTGCCCGGGAAGCCCTCCAAGCCCTGGCTACCCGCGCTTACGACCTCCTCATCACCGACATCCACATGCCGGACAATAACTCGCTGACGTATCTTCAAGCCTGCCAGGGCGGCGCGCCTCCGGTCCCCGTCATCGTGATCACGAGCTATCCGTCCGTCGGAACCGCCGTGGAGGCGGTCCGTCTTTCCGTGGTGGATTACCTCATCAAGCCCGTGGAGGGCGCCGCGCTGATCGAAAGCGTCGGCCGAGCCGTCGGGAAAGGCCGGATTTTGCGATCTCTGCGCAAGGTCCGCGAAGAGATCCGGATCTGGGACGAAGCGATGGACCGATTGGAGAAATCGCTCATTGCCTCCGAGAGTCCGGATGCCGGGACCAGGGACGCCTGGCAGACGGGATCTGTGCTCGAACGGACCCGGCTGCTCTTCGGCCAGATTGCGGCGAGCCTCAAGATTGTGCTCGAGACGGCGAAGCCTGAGTGGCCCGGTCAACGAAACGTGGACGTGTGCGCGCTCGTCCGGTGCTCGAAGGTGGCCGAGTACGAGGCGGCCCTACGCCGGACGGTCGAGGTGTTGGTGCAGACCAAGAGCGCATTCAAGTCCAAGGATCTGGGCGATTTGCGGAAGACGCTCACGGGCCTCTTGAAGAAAGAAGCGAACGAGGCGCCTCAAGTTTCCCAGTGCTAGACCGATAAGTGGACAAGACCATTCAAGCCGCGCACCGGACGGGTGAGCGGTCGTCTTAACGGGCAGGATACCAGGCCTGCAAGTTGAAGGCGCAATCAGGATGTCTTCCCTGCGTGGGGAAGCGCCGGTTGCGCCTTTTTTATTGGCACTCGCATCGGCCGCCGCGCTTGGATCGTCGGAAAGGAAACCCATGAGGACGTTGTGGTGGTGGCTGCCCGATCTGCTCCTGGTCGCCGGCGGGGCGGTCTTGTGGGGGCGGTGGTGGGTCCGGCAGAGGAACCTGGAACGGGCGCTCGCGGAAGCCGAAACCGGCAAGGCGCGGATGGCGGTGCGCTGTGCGGAATGGGAAGAGTTTGCCGGCGCCGTGGCGCCTCTGCTGCCCGTTCTGGTCGCCCAGCTCAACTCGATCGTCACTCAAACGGAGTCGGCCGCCCTGGAGCTCTGCGCCAGGTTTCAACGGATTTCGCAACGGGCGAAGGAGCAAGCCGACCAGGCGGAACACCTGTTGGCCGGGACTGGCCACCAACGTGAGGGGGACTCGGCGACGGTGGAAGGGATCCTCCAGGAGATCGACCGCACGCTCCACCAGTTCGTCCAGGACGTCCAAAAGACCGCCCGGGTGACCATGGGCGTCGTGGCGGTCATGGACGAAGTGGACGCCAACACCAAAGCCATCGCCGGGATTCTCGGAGAGGTGGAGTTCATCGCGGATCAAACGCGCCTGCTCGCGCTGAATGCGGCAATCGAAGCGGCGCGGGCAGGAGAACACGGACGCGGCTTTTCGGTCGTGGCCGATGAAGTCGCCAAGCTGGCGAACCGGTCGGGCGTCGCCGTGACGAACATCCGCAAGCTGATCAACACCGTGCAGGACAGCACGGGGCGGGCCATCAAGGAATTGGCCGCGCTGGCGTCGGTGGACGTGAGCGCAACGCTGGCGGCCAAGGCGCGGGTGGAAGAGCGGACGCGCACCGTGGTTCAACGGAACGCCGATTTGCACGCCAGGATTCGACTCGCCGATGGCCAAGCGGGCGAGCTCGTCAGCGACATCTCGCAGGTCGTGATGTCCATGCAATTCCAGGACATGACGAGGCAGAAGATCGAGCACGTCACCGCTCCGCTGGCCCGCGTGCACGATTGCATGAAGCAACTGGCGGATTCCGAGGAGGAGCTTTCCCCGCCGTTCCGTGAGACCCTCCGGGAGCTGCGCGCGCTCGATCGTACGTACACGATGGAAGCGGAGCGGACCGTGGCGCGCGCGGTGAGGAGCCGCGACGCTTCGGAGGCGGCTGGAGCCGGTGTCGCGTCGAGCGACAACGTGACGCTCTTCTGATGGCCAGCAGCGAGCGGCTGGCAGCGAACGGTGGGCAGAACACAGATCGGAGCTATCAGCCATTCGCTATTCGCTCTCTTTCGGAGGTTGATAATGGGCAAGCAGATTCTCGTGGTGGATGACTCCGTGACCATGCGGCAAATGGTCAGCTTCACGCTCACCAGCGCCGGCTTCGAGGTGATCGAAGCCGGAGACGGCCAGGAGGCGGTCGGCAAGTTGAACGGCGGAGCCAGGCCGAATCTGGTGATCACGGACCTCAACATGCCCAAGATGGACGGGATTTCCTTGATCAAGGCCGTCCGAGCCATGCCGCCGCTCAAGTTGACGCCCATCCTCATGCTCACGACGGAGTCGGACGAGACCAAGAAGAAGGAGGGGCAGACGGCCGGAGCCACCGGATGGATCGTCAAGCCGTTTAACCCCGAGCAGATGCTGAAGGTGATCGCCAAAGTGATGCCGGTGTAAAGACGGTGAGGGGTAAAGGGTGATGGGTGATGAGCCAGTAGGAGACCGACGTCTCTCCCAGTCATCACCGGTCACCCATCACTGATCGCGAGGTGGTTATGAGCCTGGACCTGTCGAAATTCCAAACGGCCTTCTTCGAGGAGAGCGCCGAGCACGTGGCCACCATGGAGGAGGGGCTGCTGCAGCTCGAGCGGCAACCGGGCGATCTCGATCTGCTCAATCGCATCTTCCGGGCGGCGCACTCCATCAAGGGCAATGCCGGCATGTTCGGGTTCACGGCAGTCGGGGAGTTCACGCACAAGTTGGAGAACCTCCTCGATGCGCTGCGCAATGGGCAGATGGAAGCCGACAAGCCCCTCATCGATCTGCTGCTGGAAGCCGCGGACGCGCTGAAGGGACTGCTGGAGGCCGCCAGGACGAATGGAACGCCCGACGAGGCCGTCGTCGGCCCTCTGGGCGAACGGCTGCGAGCCCGTGTCACTGGTGAGGCCACAGGCGCGAGGTCCGAGGCCCGAGGCACTGGGCAAGACAATTCGACCTCTTGCCCCGCGCCGAGTCTGCGCCGCTACGCCATCACCTGGGCGCCGTCCCCCACGGTCTTTCAGCGGGGGATTGATCCAAGCCTCATTCTTCGTGAACTCCGAAGCCTTGGCGCTCTCACGTCCCCGGCGGGAGATCTGGATCACCTGCCCTCCCTCGACGACCTCGCCACCATGGCATGCGCGCCATCCTGGACCCTGACGTTGGTCTCCGACCGCCCGAGGCAAGAGATCGAAGATGTCTTTCTGTTCGTGCGGGATGACGGCGTGCTGACGATCACGGAAAACAGCGTCTCTCGTGAAGCGTATCTCGTCCCTCGTGAAACGCACGACGCTTCACGCACGACGCTTCACGATCCCAAACCCCTCGGTGAAATCCTGGTCGAAGAGGGAGTGATCTCCCGGGACGCGCTGCACCATGCCCTTTCCCAGCAGAAGCGGCTGGGCGAGATTCTGGTGGAGCAAAAGGCCGCCACACCCCAGCAGATCGCCCGGGCCCTGGAACGGCAGCGCAAGCTGGAGCAAGTCGCCCCGGCCAAGAAGGTCGAAACCGGTTCGATCCGGGTGGACACGGAGAAGATTGACAAGCTGATCAACCTGGTCGGTGAACTGGTGATCACCCAGTCCATGTTGAGCGATCTCGGGGCTCACTTCGAGCCGAACCAATTGCCGTTGCTCCTGGAGCGCCTCGCCCAACTCGAACGGAACACCCGCGAGATCCAGGAGCGGGTCATGGCGGTCCGCATGCTGCCCATCGGCACCGCCTTCAACCGCTTCCCGCGTCTGGTCCGAGATTTGGCGGCGAAGAGCGCCAAGCAGATCCAACTCGTGATGTCCGGCGAAGAGACCGAGTTGGATAAGACCGTGATCGAGTCCATCGGAGACCCGCTGACGCACTTGATCAGAAATTCAGCGGATCATGGATTGGAACCGCCGGCGGAGCGGGTCGCGGCCGGAAAGCCGGAGCAGGGCACGATCACGCTCAACGCGTTTCACGAAGGCGGCAGCATCTGTATCACGGTCAGGGACGACGGACGCGGGCTGAACCGGGAGAAAATTCTGGCCAAGGCGCTTCAGCAGGACCTGATCGCCGACGCGGACAGACTGACGGACGAGCAGGTCTGGGCCCTCATCTTCCGGCCCGGCTTCTCGACCGCCGACAAGATTACGGACGTCTCCGGCCGCGGGGTCGGAATGGACGTCGTCAAGCGGAACATCGAGGCCTTGGGCGGAACGGTCAGCATTCGCACCGAGACCGGAAAAGGGACGACCTTTACGCTCAAATTGCCCCTGACCCTGGCCATCATTGACGGGCTGACCGTGCGGGTGGGGCCTGAATCGTACATCGTGCCGCTCCTCTCGGTCGTCGAGTCCATCCAGCCGCAACCGTCCGCCGTCAAAGCGGTCGTCGGCCGGGGCGAGGTGGTGAACGTGCGCGGCGCCTACCTCCCGGTGATGCGGCTGGCCGAGATTTTCGGCGTGGCGCCGGACACCACAGACCCCGCTCACGCGATCCTGGTGATCCTGGAGACCGAAGGCGAGAGGGTTGCGGTCATGGTGGACGAGCTGCTGGGGCAGCAGCAGGTGGTCATCAAGAGCCTGGAGAAGAACTTCCGAAAGGTGGACGGCATGGCGGGGGCCACGATCCTGGGCGACGGGACCGTCGCGTTCATCCTGGACGTCCGGGGCCTCATCGAGCTGGCGCGTCACGGCGCTGCCGTGGCGGCCTAACGTGAAACCTGGAGGTCACACCTTTTTATGATCGTGCACCCACACGGCGATCAGCCCGATGACGGCCAATATCCCAAGAATGAGAAATGCCAAGGTGAGCGGCGTCATGATGTCCCTCCCTTCCCGATGGACAGAGCCAGCAGGAGCGCAAGAGACCGACAAGAAGGCCGACAAGCAATTCAATGAGGCTGAACGGTTTGGTTACGATGGGATTCAAGACCGCCAAGGTAATCGTGACTTTGCAAAGGTCGTAGCAGTATTTCGCCAGGCTGTCTCGATGCCTATCAATATTCACGAGAATACTATAGCGGATTGATTGACAAAGCACAACGGCGTGAAGCGTGAAGAAAAGCGACTCCCCACGAACGACGAGATACGCTTCACGAATAACGAGCGGCGGCATTTAAAGAAGGAGGGCGCAATGGCAACGGCACTGGAAACAGCGGCGGGCGAGCAGGACCAGCAGGCAGGGGCAACCTCGGAGGGGAGCCAGTATCTGACGTTCACCCTGGGGGATGAGTGCTATGGCGTGGACATCCTTCGGGTCCAGGAGATCAAGGGCTATACGGCGGTCACGCGCATCCCGAATACGCCGGACTTCATCAAGGGAGTGTTGAACCTACGGGGCACGATCGTCCCGATCGTGGATCTGCGGACCAAGTTCGGGATGGAGAAGGCGGACCTCACCATGTTCACCGTGATCGTGGTCGTCGTCGTCCGTGACCGCGTCATGGGCGTCATCGTGGATGCGGTGTCGGACGTGCTGAACATCGCCGCGAAGGACGTCCAGCCGCCGCCGGCGTTCGGCGACAAGGTGGATACCAACTTCATCCAGAGCATCGCCAAGTCCGGTGACAAGCTCATCACGCTGCTGGACATTGACCGGGTCCTGTCCTTGGGCGAACTGGCGCAGGCGGAGGCCGCCGCCGCGAGCGCGTGAAACGCACCTCATACCCTTCTCAACCATCCTCCCTCAAGGAGAGAGGATGGAAGGAGGAGAGGAAGTCACCATGGACGGCAAAGCGATCTTCTGGTACGGCGTGCTGCTCAGCATCACGGGGGCCTATCTGGTGGCGCTCGCCGGCGTGCGGTCCGCCAAGCAGCACGACGTGGCCTACCATTCGTGCTTGATGATCCGGGCCTGCACGATCGTCGGCATTTGGCTCGTGGCCTACGTCACCAAACAATTGCTCTTCGGGCGCGAGCGGTTCGGGGGGACCGAGGCCCAGTACTGGACCCTCTATGTCCCGGTCTTCTCGGCGCACATGCTCCTGGCCGTAGCAACCATCGGGATCGGCGCCTACAACCTGTACCAGGGCCTCACGCGGCTGCGATACGGGAGCGTCGGCGCCATGGCGGCGGGCACGTCGCGCCACCGCCGTCTGGGCAAGCTGCTGGTCTGGAGCTTCACCGGCGCCATGGCAACCGCCTATCTCGTCTATTTGATGTTGTTCGTCTGGTTCCCAACTTACTGACCATCTATCAACCAAGGAGGGTGAGCAATGTTTGCCTGGTTCAGCAATATGAAGACGATGGCCAAACTGATGCTGGGGTTTTCGCTCGTCGGGGCCATCATGGCCTTCGTGGGATATACCGGCCTCACGAACATGGGCCGCATCAACGAGAGCACGGAGAACATCTACACCGTGCAGTTGAAACCGCTCATGACCCTGACCAAGGTGCGAGGCATGGTCCATCAAGTCAGGTCATGGGTCGTCCAGGCCGTCCTGGCCGATGACCCGGCGGATCGGACTCAGGCCCTGGCCAAGCTCGAGGAACTGAAGAAGCAGATTGACGAGGGTTCGCAGGCCTTTGAACAAACGATCAGGTCCGAGGAGGTCAAGAAGGCCTATGACGACTTCACCAAGGCCCTGGGAGAGTATCGAGAGGTCCGCGACGGCACCGTGCTCAAGCTGGTGCAAGCGGGGGATCGAGTCGGGGCCACCGCGGCGATGAGGGGGGAAGGGGCGGCCAAGTACAAGGCCGTGGTGGAGGCGATCAACAGGCTGGCGGACACCAAGACGATGATCGCGCAGCGCAAGTACGACGAGGCGAACAGGGTCTACGCCGATTCGAAGGCGCTGTTGACCGGCATCATCGTTGGCGGAATCGGGCTGGGCCTGTTCCTGGGGTGGGTGATCGCCAGGATGATCGCGAAGGGGCTGGCTCAAGTGAACAACGTGGCTCAGCGGGCGGCAGAGGGCGACCTCACCAAGCGGGTCTCGATCGACACCAAGGACGAGATCGGGACGATGGGGGCCGCGTTCAACCAGATGATGGAGGCCATCGCCCGGGTGGTGGGCGAGGTGCGGCACGGTTCCGAGCAGGTCTCGTCGGCCTCGGCTCAGATCAGCGCCGGCACCCAGGACCTCTCGCACCGCACCTCCGAGCAGGCCTCGGCGCTGGAGGAGACCTCCTCGGCCATGGAGGAGATGACCTCCACCGTCAAGCAGAACGCGGACAACGCCAAGCAGGCCAACCAGCTCGGCATCGCCGCCCGCGACACGGCGGAAAAGGGCAGTCAGGTGGTGGCGCAGGCGGTGGCGTCCATGGACGAGATCAACAAGTCCTCGAAGAAGATCGCCGACATCATCGGCGTGATCGACGAAATCGCCTTTCAAACGAACCTGCTGGCGCTCAACGCCGCCGTGGAAGCGGCCAGGGCCGGCGAGCAGGGACGCGGGTTCGCGGTGGTGGCGGCGGAGGTGCGGAATCTGGCGCAGCGCTCCGCCACGGCCGCCAAGGAGATCAAGGGGCTGATCAACGAATCCGTCCAAAAGGTGACGGAGGGCGCGGATCTCGTGAATCGCTGCGGCAAGACGTTGGAGGACATCGTGGCCTCGGTCAAACGGGTCACCGACATCGTGTCGGAGATCGCGGCGGCCTCGCAGGAACAGGCGAGCGGGATCGAGCAGGTCAACAAGGCGGTCATGCAGATGGACGAGACGACCCAGCAGAACGCGGCGCTCGTCGAGGAGTCCGCCTCGGCCTCGGAGAATTTGCAGCAGCAGGCGGCTGAGCTCCTGCAGCAGGTGGAGTTCTTCAAGGTCTCCGACGGGGCCGGGAGCGGGCTCCGTGCGGGAGCTTCGAAGGGACAAGCGACCGCCGCGCCGAAGCCGGCCGCTCATGCCGCCGTCCATCCATCCGGCCACAAGCCGGCGGCGGTGAAGCAGGCCAAGCGGCCGA contains:
- a CDS encoding chemotaxis protein CheA codes for the protein MSLDLSKFQTAFFEESAEHVATMEEGLLQLERQPGDLDLLNRIFRAAHSIKGNAGMFGFTAVGEFTHKLENLLDALRNGQMEADKPLIDLLLEAADALKGLLEAARTNGTPDEAVVGPLGERLRARVTGEATGARSEARGTGQDNSTSCPAPSLRRYAITWAPSPTVFQRGIDPSLILRELRSLGALTSPAGDLDHLPSLDDLATMACAPSWTLTLVSDRPRQEIEDVFLFVRDDGVLTITENSVSREAYLVPRETHDASRTTLHDPKPLGEILVEEGVISRDALHHALSQQKRLGEILVEQKAATPQQIARALERQRKLEQVAPAKKVETGSIRVDTEKIDKLINLVGELVITQSMLSDLGAHFEPNQLPLLLERLAQLERNTREIQERVMAVRMLPIGTAFNRFPRLVRDLAAKSAKQIQLVMSGEETELDKTVIESIGDPLTHLIRNSADHGLEPPAERVAAGKPEQGTITLNAFHEGGSICITVRDDGRGLNREKILAKALQQDLIADADRLTDEQVWALIFRPGFSTADKITDVSGRGVGMDVVKRNIEALGGTVSIRTETGKGTTFTLKLPLTLAIIDGLTVRVGPESYIVPLLSVVESIQPQPSAVKAVVGRGEVVNVRGAYLPVMRLAEIFGVAPDTTDPAHAILVILETEGERVAVMVDELLGQQQVVIKSLEKNFRKVDGMAGATILGDGTVAFILDVRGLIELARHGAAVAA
- a CDS encoding chemotaxis protein CheW gives rise to the protein MATALETAAGEQDQQAGATSEGSQYLTFTLGDECYGVDILRVQEIKGYTAVTRIPNTPDFIKGVLNLRGTIVPIVDLRTKFGMEKADLTMFTVIVVVVVRDRVMGVIVDAVSDVLNIAAKDVQPPPAFGDKVDTNFIQSIAKSGDKLITLLDIDRVLSLGELAQAEAAAASA
- a CDS encoding DUF420 domain-containing protein, translating into MEGGEEVTMDGKAIFWYGVLLSITGAYLVALAGVRSAKQHDVAYHSCLMIRACTIVGIWLVAYVTKQLLFGRERFGGTEAQYWTLYVPVFSAHMLLAVATIGIGAYNLYQGLTRLRYGSVGAMAAGTSRHRRLGKLLVWSFTGAMATAYLVYLMLFVWFPTY
- a CDS encoding methyl-accepting chemotaxis protein: MFAWFSNMKTMAKLMLGFSLVGAIMAFVGYTGLTNMGRINESTENIYTVQLKPLMTLTKVRGMVHQVRSWVVQAVLADDPADRTQALAKLEELKKQIDEGSQAFEQTIRSEEVKKAYDDFTKALGEYREVRDGTVLKLVQAGDRVGATAAMRGEGAAKYKAVVEAINRLADTKTMIAQRKYDEANRVYADSKALLTGIIVGGIGLGLFLGWVIARMIAKGLAQVNNVAQRAAEGDLTKRVSIDTKDEIGTMGAAFNQMMEAIARVVGEVRHGSEQVSSASAQISAGTQDLSHRTSEQASALEETSSAMEEMTSTVKQNADNAKQANQLGIAARDTAEKGSQVVAQAVASMDEINKSSKKIADIIGVIDEIAFQTNLLALNAAVEAARAGEQGRGFAVVAAEVRNLAQRSATAAKEIKGLINESVQKVTEGADLVNRCGKTLEDIVASVKRVTDIVSEIAAASQEQASGIEQVNKAVMQMDETTQQNAALVEESASASENLQQQAAELLQQVEFFKVSDGAGSGLRAGASKGQATAAPKPAAHAAVHPSGHKPAAVKQAKRPIEPKAEPVSVGAGKANGNGHGALHADVKDGFEEF